The following proteins are co-located in the Melanotaenia boesemani isolate fMelBoe1 chromosome 5, fMelBoe1.pri, whole genome shotgun sequence genome:
- the LOC121640743 gene encoding uncharacterized protein LOC121640743, producing the protein MEEEVQQLRELMVQLKADNERLRREQAALQVGASGASSPSASDAPAVSVGPVTERLVVIPRDRRCPMFNGKTGMGIAEWIEEMQACVRARHLAAADQALFIFDHLEGEAKEEIKFRSSGERSDPVQVLDILKELYGCTESYVTLQQAFFSRHQQEGETLQEFSLALMALMDRVKQSAPDGVPNAGVWLRDQFIEHVYDSSLRRELKQLVRQQPRATMLELRSEAIRWEREGLPGGGRPRSCSLPSAYGLQYAVQGRLQPARRSSPSEPTLSELMDVLKQQQEQLNQLAQTVASLQAPRPREQVPRHGSLICHRCQQPGHFARECENERAFPRRQGNSVAGLNPSTAPFSRPSNQSEN; encoded by the coding sequence atggaggaggaggtgcagcaACTGAGGGAGCTCATGGTGCAGCTTAAGGCTGACAATGAACGGCTGCGGCGGGAGCAGGCAGCCCTCCAGGTGGGTGCTAGCGGTGCCTCATCTCCTTCAGCAAGCGATGCCCCGGCGGTGagtgttggccctgtgacagAGCGCTTGGTGGTAATTCCTAGAGACCGAAGGTGTCCCATGTTTAATGGTAAGACTGGCATGGGGATAGCTGAGTGGATAGAAGAGATGCAGGCGTGTGTGCGTGCCCGCCACCTTGCTGCTGCAGACCAGGCCTTGTTCATATTTGATCATTTGGAGGGGGAGGCAAAGGAGGAGATTAAGTTTCGCTCTAGTGGGGAGCGAAGTGACCCAGTCCAGGTTCTTGACATCTTAAAAGAACTTTATGGATGTACGGAGTCTTATGTCACTTTGcaacaagcttttttttctcgACACCAGCAGGAAGGGGAGACCTTGCAGGAGTTTTCTTTGGCTCTCATGGCGCTGATGGACCGGGTAAAGCAGAGTGCACCTGATGGAGTACCTAATGCTGGTGTCTGGCTTAGGGACCAGTTCATTGAGCATGTCTATGATAGCTCTCTTCGTAGGGAACTTAAACAGCTTGTGCGGCAACAACCTAGAGCCACTATGTTGGAGCTCCGTAGCGAGGCTATTAGATGGGAGAGAGAGGGTCTTCCAGGTGGTGGAAGACCACGTAGCTGTTCGTTGCCATCGGCTTATGGCCTCCAGTATGCAGTGCAGGGCCGCCTCCAGCCTGCTCGTCGGAGCAGTCCATCTGAGCCAACTTTAAGTGAGCTGATGGATGTTCTGAAACAACAACAGGAGCAGCTCAATCAGCTTGCACAGACTGTAGCCTCTCTGCAGGCCCCTCGCCCTCGTGAGCAGGTTCCCCGTCATGGGTCCCTAATCTGTCACCGGTGTCAGCAACCAGGTCATTTTGCACGGGAGTGTGAGAATGAGCGAGCTTTCCCGCGGCGGCAGGGGAATTCTGTTGCGGGACTTAATCCAAGTACTGCTCCCTTTTCCCGGCCCTCTAATCAGTCGGAAAACTGA